A window of the Nitrosomonas cryotolerans ATCC 49181 genome harbors these coding sequences:
- a CDS encoding IS3 family transposase (programmed frameshift), whose translation MVAKKQYTKEFKLDAVSLVLDQSYTVAEAACNLEINANMLRRWIKEYQADNDGQAFRGNGKLTPEQEEIRRLKLENKQLKMEKPNTKGGGGLLRERNEVKYSFITQKKKTYPVGMMCRLFRVSRSAYYDYVRRRANYFDNSYHIKLIDIIFDIAESSHYTYGSRRIKKALNAIGYTVGRWRVRSLMKEAGVQVRHRKKYRSTTNSNHKQPVFDNKLNRQFDVAGPNQVYVGDITYIWTQEGWLYLAIVIDLFSRKIVGWGMSSRMKARLVCDTLRMAIWQRRPQIGLIVHSDRGSQYASKEYRRLLKDNGFIGSMSRLGDCWDNAVAESFFGSLKQERVQWKSYQTRYEAQQDILQYISMFYNSYRLHSYLGYKSPNQYEAEAAKMIKVA comes from the exons ATGGTAGCAAAAAAACAATATACAAAAGAATTTAAATTAGATGCAGTAAGCTTGGTATTGGATCAGAGTTATACAGTTGCAGAAGCTGCATGTAACCTTGAGATCAACGCCAACATGCTCAGGCGATGGATCAAGGAATACCAGGCGGATAATGATGGGCAGGCATTTCGAGGGAATGGAAAGTTAACGCCGGAACAAGAGGAAATTCGACGTTTAAAGTTAGAAAACAAGCAGCTTAAGATGGAGAAAC CAAATACTAAAGGAGGCGGCGGTCTTCTTCGCGAAAGAAACGAAGTAAAATATTCGTTCATCACCCAAAAGAAGAAGACCTATCCAGTTGGCATGATGTGTCGGCTGTTTAGGGTGAGTCGTAGTGCATATTATGATTATGTTCGGCGTCGAGCAAATTATTTTGATAATTCGTATCACATCAAACTCATTGATATTATTTTTGATATTGCAGAATCCAGCCATTATACCTATGGTAGCCGTAGAATAAAGAAGGCTTTAAATGCAATAGGTTATACGGTTGGTCGGTGGAGAGTTCGAAGCCTGATGAAAGAGGCTGGAGTTCAGGTAAGACACCGGAAGAAGTACAGATCAACAACGAACAGTAATCATAAACAACCGGTATTCGATAATAAGTTGAATCGACAGTTTGATGTTGCTGGCCCAAATCAGGTGTATGTTGGTGACATCACATACATCTGGACGCAAGAAGGTTGGTTGTATTTGGCGATTGTAATTGATTTGTTTTCCAGAAAAATAGTTGGCTGGGGTATGAGTTCAAGAATGAAAGCGCGGTTGGTTTGTGATACGTTGAGGATGGCCATATGGCAGCGTCGACCACAAATTGGTTTGATTGTACATTCGGATCGCGGGTCACAATATGCCAGTAAAGAATATCGAAGATTGCTAAAAGATAATGGTTTTATAGGAAGCATGAGTCGTCTGGGTGATTGTTGGGATAATGCTGTTGCAGAAAGTTTCTTTGGCAGCCTAAAACAGGAGCGTGTCCAATGGAAAAGCTATCAGACCCGCTATGAAGCACAGCAGGATATATTGCAGTATATTTCCATGTTCTACAACAGTTACCGACTACATTCATATCTGGGATACAAAAGTCCAAATCAATATGAAGCAGAAGCCGCAAAAATGATAAAAGTCGCTTAA
- a CDS encoding type II toxin-antitoxin system RelE/ParE family toxin, with protein MNIAEPPKLRPVVWLGNTRKNIMAFPEEVRKLIGDELQLIQFGGIPKDAKIFKGVGSGVIEIALKYDKEAYRCIQAVQLGERIYILHAFQKKAKKGISTPKQDVDLIKQRYKEAKELESHEKTREH; from the coding sequence ATGAATATTGCGGAACCCCCGAAGTTACGGCCTGTTGTATGGCTGGGAAACACCAGAAAAAATATTATGGCGTTTCCAGAGGAAGTCAGGAAGCTGATTGGGGATGAGCTTCAACTTATCCAATTTGGCGGAATACCGAAGGATGCAAAGATTTTTAAGGGTGTTGGTTCAGGGGTCATCGAAATCGCATTAAAATACGACAAAGAGGCATACCGTTGTATTCAGGCCGTCCAGTTAGGAGAAAGAATTTATATTCTCCATGCTTTTCAGAAAAAAGCCAAAAAAGGTATTTCAACGCCAAAACAGGACGTGGATTTGATTAAGCAACGTTACAAGGAAGCAAAGGAGCTAGAGAGCCATGAAAAAACAAGGGAACATTGA
- a CDS encoding helix-turn-helix domain-containing protein → MKKQGNIEFENSSGNVFDDLGIDNAEELQARGMVGFHVVELLKRKDMKQREIAELLGIKQTEVSHLLNGHFSRFTVDKLLDFLKRMNQKITIQISPHKQGEPYHNVAFDA, encoded by the coding sequence ATGAAAAAACAAGGGAACATTGAATTTGAAAACAGCTCAGGTAATGTTTTTGATGATCTTGGAATAGATAATGCCGAGGAGCTACAAGCGCGCGGCATGGTTGGTTTTCATGTGGTTGAGCTTCTTAAAAGAAAAGATATGAAACAGCGGGAAATTGCTGAACTGTTAGGAATTAAACAAACTGAAGTGTCTCACTTGCTAAACGGCCATTTTAGCCGTTTTACCGTTGATAAATTGCTCGATTTTCTAAAACGGATGAATCAAAAAATAACAATCCAAATAAGCCCTCATAAGCAAGGGGAACCCTATCATAACGTCGCTTTTGACGCTTAA
- a CDS encoding S26 family signal peptidase yields the protein MSDVNPNSFDARYFGLIAGLQIQHVVEPVFTWGK from the coding sequence ATGTCCGATGTAAACCCCAATTCTTTTGATGCGCGGTATTTTGGACTGATTGCGGGTTTGCAGATTCAACATGTTGTTGAGCCGGTTTTTACGTGGGGTAAGTGA
- a CDS encoding IS3 family transposase gives MKKSPRARYSPEFRQESIKFFKESGLVLVEAEKRLSLPKGTLKNWIYADKQGELAGLGKNQKPLSDLELELSRVKRELAEVRMERDFVKKCAAYFAKESQ, from the coding sequence ATGAAAAAATCACCGAGAGCGAGGTACAGTCCGGAATTTCGCCAAGAATCAATAAAGTTTTTTAAAGAAAGTGGATTGGTGCTCGTTGAAGCAGAAAAGCGATTATCTTTACCCAAGGGGACTTTAAAAAACTGGATCTATGCAGATAAGCAAGGTGAGCTTGCTGGATTAGGCAAAAACCAGAAGCCACTATCTGATCTTGAATTGGAACTATCCAGAGTAAAACGTGAATTAGCAGAAGTCAGAATGGAGCGAGACTTTGTAAAAAAGTGTGCGGCCTATTTCGCGAAGGAGTCGCAGTGA
- a CDS encoding recombinase family protein, whose protein sequence is MLIGYARVSTQDQDNAAQITALKSAGCELIFEEKVSGGRWDRPELHRLLGQLRKDDVLVVWKLDRLSRSLKDVLTLMEKIQQAAAGFQSLTEAIDTTSPGGRMMMQIVGSFAEFERAMLRERTRNGLNAARKEGRIGGRRPKLKVHQEREIIHLVSSGEKTAADAARLFSVHPATVSRLLARSK, encoded by the coding sequence ATGCTTATCGGTTATGCACGAGTTTCAACTCAAGATCAGGACAATGCAGCTCAAATTACTGCACTCAAGTCTGCTGGATGTGAGCTTATTTTTGAAGAAAAAGTTAGTGGTGGTCGTTGGGATAGACCTGAATTGCATCGTTTACTCGGACAACTACGCAAGGACGATGTACTTGTAGTCTGGAAGCTAGATCGCTTATCTCGCTCTTTAAAAGATGTTCTGACTTTAATGGAAAAGATTCAACAGGCCGCCGCTGGATTTCAGAGCTTAACAGAAGCAATTGATACTACATCACCTGGAGGCCGTATGATGATGCAGATTGTCGGATCATTTGCTGAATTCGAACGAGCTATGCTACGTGAACGTACACGGAATGGCTTGAATGCAGCTCGTAAAGAGGGTCGTATTGGTGGTCGTCGTCCCAAACTCAAGGTACATCAGGAACGAGAAATCATACATTTGGTGAGTTCAGGTGAGAAGACTGCTGCTGATGCCGCACGGCTTTTTAGTGTACATCCGGCAACGGTTTCACGTTTACTTGCACGCAGTAAATGA